A stretch of DNA from Paenibacillus sp. FSL W8-0186:
GGGCAGTCGTTCGGGGATATAAGGGAAGTGCTGTCCCCGGAGAAGAGGGGAGAAATTCCGCCGCCGGTGCTGGAGACAATAACGGAAGCACTCTCCTCATCCATCGCGCATACGTTTATGTGGGCTCTGATTCCTGCTGGATTAGCGGTTCTCGTTGTGTTATGCATGCCGAACGACCGTATTTCTCCCAAGGGCAAAAGGGAGGAGCAGCCGCAGCATTCCTCATAGGTACGTTTATTTTGCAGCTTTTTGAGGTATAAAAAGATTACAACGCGTACGAGGTGATGACATGGTGGACAAGTCCAAACGTGGTTCTAAGCCCGGTGGCCAGGCAAGAGAGTGGGATCATCCCGAGCAGTACCCGACGAGCAAGCCAAGCTTGTTTGATATGCATGAGAGCGAGATGCATGTCGACCCGATCCCCGTGGAGGATTTGAGGCTGGAAGTGCGGGAGGAAAGGGAAAAGGCGGTAACCAAGCATCGGTCTTCAAGCGAAGGCAAGTATCATACCGGCTTTGAGGACGACGAATAGCCGTCATGCGGCAAAAAGAAAAGGATGGATCAGCGGCCCTGATCCATCCTTTGTTGTTGTTAGGCAAAAACCGCAGCAGTTGCTCTAGGCACAGCCTACGGGCGCAGCTCCTTGACAAGCTGCGGCGGGATTTTGCCGCTGAGGGCGGCGACCAGGTTCTCGGCGGCCAGCATCGCCATGTCGAAGCGCGTCTTGCTCGTTGCCGAGCCGATATGAGGCAGGGTAACGACATTCGGCAGCTTCAATAAAGGGTTGTCCGGAGAAACAGGCTCCTGCTCAAAGACGTCCAGGCCAGCCCCGTAAATGGTCCGCTGCTCCAAAGCCTGGATAAGCGCCTGCTCATCGACGGTCTGCCCCCGGGAAGCATTGATAAAGATCGCGCTCGGCTTCATTAGCCCGAATTCCCGCTCGCCGATCAGGCGCTGCGTTTCCGGGGTCAGCGGCGTCATCAGCACGATGAAGTCGGCTTCTTGAAGCAGTTCATCCATGGAGCAATACTTGGCTCCAAGCTCCGATTCGGCAGCGGGCTTCCGGCTGCGGTTATGGTACAGGACGTCCATTTGGAAGCCCCATTTGGCCCGGCGGGCAACGGCTTCCCCGATG
This window harbors:
- a CDS encoding D-glycerate dehydrogenase — protein: MKPKVFIARNVPKEVEDYIAEHCIYDKWDRPELIPRDALLASLSDVEGLLTFGGKIDAELLDHAPKLKVVSTMSVGYNHFDLEAMKARGVMGTNTPDVLNETVADLIFALMLAAARRVAELDRYVKDGRWKRGNNQDLFGLDVHHKKLGIIGMGGIGEAVARRAKWGFQMDVLYHNRSRKPAAESELGAKYCSMDELLQEADFIVLMTPLTPETQRLIGEREFGLMKPSAIFINASRGQTVDEQALIQALEQRTIYGAGLDVFEQEPVSPDNPLLKLPNVVTLPHIGSATSKTRFDMAMLAAENLVAALSGKIPPQLVKELRP